The Myroides fluvii region CCAAAATATTTAACATCTTCATTGGAAGATTCTTCATATGCATCAAATTTGAAGGTGTGCTTGGTTTTTTGACACCATTCTATAAGCAAACTCTTGTAACTTGTAATCTTAGTTTCTAATACGTGAATATCCGAAATGGTAGAGATTAATCGCTGGTGAATAAATTTCTCACAAGCGGGATAGCCCTGGTCTAAATATATTGCGCCAATCAACGCTTCTAGGATGTTGCCGTGTATATTTTCTCCAAACTGTTGATTGCCCATTTTGCTTTCGACAATATCGATTAAATCAAGGCTTTTGCCGATAGCGTTTAGGTTTTCTCTACTTACAATTTTTGAGCGCATTTTTGTCAAATACCCTTCGTCACCACGGGGAACCTCTAGATATAAATGCGAGGCGATAATTGCGTTAAGCATCGCATCACCTAAAAACTCTAATCGTTCGTAGTTTATCGGATTTCCTTGAGTATCAAGGATGTTCATCGAACGGTGGGTGAAGGCTAATTTATAGTAAGTAATATCCAATGGCTTTGTAGCCGTGATTTGAGATATCTTACGACAAAAATTCCCGTCCTTTTGATTTGAACGGGAATTTTTAAATATTTTATTTAATACATTACTCAACATTACGTTGCTGTACTTAAATGTCTAATTTTTTCACTAGCACACAAGCGTTGTGTCCTCCAAAGCCAAAGGTGTTACTCATACCTACTTTAACGTCTCTTTTCTGCGCTTTATTGAAGGTGAAGTTTAATTCAGCATCTATTTGATCATCATCTGTAAAGTGATTAATCGTTGGAGGTACAATTCCATGCTCGATGGATAAGATTACGGAGATTGCCTCTATCACTCCAGCAGCTCCTAAAAGGTGGCCTGTCATCGATTTGGTAGAGTTTAGGTTCATCGAGTATGCGTGATCACCAAAAACATTTAAAATAGCTTTTGATTCTGCGATATCTCCTAATGGAGTAGATGTACCGTGTAAATTTACAACATCAACATCTTTTGGCTCAAGACCAGCATCTCTCAAACAGTTTTTCATTACGTTAGTTGCTCCTAATCCTTCAGGATGTGGTGCCGTTAAGTGATGCGCATCAGCAGACATTCCACCACCGCCAACTTCACAGTAGATTTTAGCTCCACGTGCAATGGCGTGTTCATACTCTTCTAATACTAACGCTCCAGCGCCTTCTCCTAGTACAAAACCATCGCGGTCTTTGTCCATCGGTCTAGATGCTGTTTCTGGACTGTCATTTCTTGTAGATAAAGCGTGCATTGCATTGAATCCTCCTACACCTGCAATCGTTACTGCTGCTTCAGAACCTCCTGTTACCATGATGTCTGCCATGCCTAAACGGATGTAGTTGAATGCATCAATAATTGCATTGGTAGAAGAAGCACAAGCCGATACCGTTGTAAAGTTTGGTCCTCGTAAGCCATATTTAATTGAAATATGTCCTCCTGCAATATCTGCAATCATTTTAGGAATAAAGAACGGGTTGAATCTCGGTGTGCCATTTCCATTTACGAAATCTGTAACCTCATTTTGGAAGGTTTCTAATCCACCAATACCAGAACCCCAAATAACTCCAGCTCTATCTTTATCTATTTTCTCTAAGTCTAATTTAGAATCTACAACTGCCTCATCAGCACTAACCATGGCTAATTGAGCATATCGATCCATTTTACGTGCTTCTTTACGATCAATAAAATCTTCTACATTGAAATTCTTTACTTCGCACGCAAATTGGGTTTTGAAATTGGTAGCATCAAAATGTGTAATCGGAGCAGCTCCACTTACGCCATTAATAAGATTGTTCCAATACTCTTGGATATTATTCCCAATGGGAGTAAGAGCACCTAAACCTGTTACAACAACTCGCCTTAATTTCATAAAGTAAATATTATGGTTTAATAAGTTAAAAAAACCCAATTTTTCACTTTATGTAAAAGGAAACATTGGGTAACTTTATATTTGTTTATCAGATTACTTTACTGGTAAATCTGTCCTTTTTTCTATTCTAAAAATAACTAGGTATGTCAAAAAATAATAACGCCCACGTGTTGTTAACAACACGTGGGTTATTAGTTATTACTTCTTAGCTTCTTCGATGTAAGAGATAGCTTGACCAACTGTAGCGATGTTTTCTGCTTGATCGTCTGGAATTTGAATATCGAATTCTTTTTCGAACTCCATGATAAGCTCAACAGTGTCTAGTGAATCAGCTCCTAAATCATTAGTGAAGCTTGCTTCTGCTACAACTTCGTTCTCGTCAACTCCTAATTTGTCAACGATAATCGCTTTTACTCTTGATGCAATGTCTGACATAATCTTTAATTTTAAAATTTAATTTCCTAGGGCAAAAATAAAAAACTTTATTTTATATCCTGATTATACATGTTAATTGTCAGTGCGAAATTATAAAAATAATTAATACTTAATACTATTTTTCTGTTTATTGTCAGTAATTATTCTTTTTTTTGCACTTAAATAAAGTGTTTTAAAAATTTAAATACTACTTATATCATGAGAAAAATAGCTCTATTCGCCTCAGGTTCAGGGACTAATGTGGAGAATATCATCAACTACTTTGAGAATAACTCAATTGTCAACCAATACCTTGTTTTGGTTAATAACCCTCATGCTAAAGTAATAGAAAAAGCCGAAAAAAGAAAGGTTCCCGTTTATATTTTTGATAAAAATAGACTGAATAACGGCGAGTTAGCAGAAAAACTGATCGCTTTTCAACCTGATTTAATCGTTTTGGCCGGTTTCTTGTGGAAGTTTCCTGAAGATTTGGTAAAAAGATATCACAATCAAGTAATTAATATTCATCCTGCCTTATTGCCCAAATATGGAGGTAAAGGAATGTATGGTCACTTCGTACATGAGGCAGTTTTAGCAAATAAAGAAGCAGAAACGGGAATCACCATTCACTTTGTAAATGAAAATTACGATGAAGGAGCAATTATTTTACAAGCCAAAACACCAGTAGAAGAACATTATACGGCTGAGGATATCGCCAAAGCAGTACAAGCGTTAGAATATAAACACTTTCCAATTGTAATTGAACAGTTGCTAGCTAATAAGTAATAAATGAGTCAAGCTTTTCAGGTTATTTTATATACAGATGGATCCGCACAAGGAAATCCCGGACCAGGCGGCTATGGCTTGGTACTCGAGTGGGCCGGTCATCAGGTGTTTAAGGAATTTGCACAAGGGTATCGACTTACAACTAATAATCGGATGGAATTATTAGCCGTGATTGTGGGGTTAGAAAAATTAAAAAATCCTCAAACCCGTGTATTAGTTGTTTCGGATTCTAAGTATGTAGTGGATGCTGTTGCAAAAGGATGGCTGTTTGGCTGGGAGAAAAAAAACTTCAAAGACAAAAAAAATCCAGATCTCTGGATGCGTTTCTTGCGTATTTATAGACGTCATCAAGTTTCGTTTCAATGGGTCAAAGGACACAACAACCACCCCATGAATGAACGTTGTGACTTCCTTGCCGTACAAGCTGGGAAGCAAAAGGATTTATTGGTCGATGAATACTATGAGCAAAATCGCGAATAAATAGAAAATAGTAAACTTTTATAGCAGAGGTTCGATTTTATAATCGAACCTCTTTTTTTGTTCGTGTATAAAGATGGATTTAAAAATGGTGTATCAGAAGGTTCGCAAGGAGTTCGTTAAGGAGAATTGATGTTTATCTTGGAGGCATGTTCGACTTTCCTTGGACTTTTCCTCGTAAATAGAGGGTTTTGGCGAAGGAAAGTCGAAGCAACGTCCCAATAAGCTTGAGCGAGTTGATTGTGGACTGTAACTAAACTACAACCACACTGTAGCTTTGATTCAGTGTATTCGCCTTGTTTAGAAGAGTCTAAAAGATAAAGTAGAGGAATTCCACCTGATTGATGGGAATAAAAAAGGAAGATAAGGAGTTGTAAGGCGTTGACTGTAAGTTAATTTTAGAATAAAGGAGATTAATTTTTGGTCTAAAATCAGGAATGCTATATATTTGCATCTTATTTCTTTTCCAAAAATATGAACAAGTTATTGATCGTCGGAACGATGGCGTTTGACACTATAGAAACACCATTCGGGAAAACGGACAACGTATTAGGAGGTGCTGCTACCTACATTGGGCTTTCAGCCTCGCACTTTGAGGTAGAATCAGCCATAGTTTCCGTAGTAGGAGATGATTTTCCTAAAGAGTATTTAGCCTTACTAGAGAGTAAGAATATCGATACAACGGGTGTCGAAGTGATTGAAGGAGGAAAAACGTTCTTTTGGAGCGGCAGATACCACAACGATCTAAATGCAAGAGATACCTTAGAGACTCAATTAAATGTATTAGCGGATTTCAAACCCGTAGTTCCTGAGCGTTTTAAACAAGCAGATGTTGTGATGTTGGGTAATTTACATCCCGCTATTCAACAATCCGTATTAGATCAGTTGGAAAAGAAACCGAAATTAGTGGTGTTAGATACCATGAATTTTTGGATGAATTGCGCATTAGACGAGCTTAAATCTGTTTTAAAGCAAGTCGATGTGATTACCATTAACGATGAAGAGGCCCGTCAGCTGTCTGGGGAGTATTCGCTGGTAAAAGCAGCGGAAGTAATTCACGAAATGGGTCCTGAATATGTCGTGATTAAAAAAGGAGAACACGGAGCCTTGTTGTTTTCGGGTAAAGATGTTTTCTTTGCGCCAGCGCTACCACTAAAAGAAGTATTTGATCCAACAGGAGCAGGGGATACTTTTGCAGGAGGATTTGCTGGTTATTTAACGGAAAGAGGAAGTATATCCTTTCAATGTATGAAGAACGCTATTATTTTTGGCTCTAACTTAGCCTCCTTCTGTGTGGAAGAATTCGGAACACAGCGCATGGAACAGCTAGAAGAAGCCGAAATGAAAAAAAGATTAATGCAATTTAAAATGTTAACCCAGTTCGACATTGAACTCAAGTAAACATGCAACATACTAAGCCTCGTCGTGGGGCTTTTTTTAATGATAACCCACAACACAACTAACTATGAGCGACGCACTGCAACACGAATGTGGAATTGCTTTTTTACGATTAAAAAAGCCTCTATCCTATTATAAAGAAAAATATGGGAGTGCATTTTACCCCATTCAAAAAATGTACTTATTATTAGAAAAACAACATAATAGAGGACAAGATGGAGCTGGTTTGGCAAGTATTAAACTTGATATGGAACCAGGCGAGCGCTATATTAGTCGTGTGCGATCAAATAAAGCACAACCCATTCAAGATATTTTTGCTCAAATCAACGGGCGTATTAATGCGGAAATGGAAGAACATCCCGAATATGCGGATAGTGCTGATTTACAAAAAAAACACGTTCCCTATTTAGGAGAAGTATTCTTGGGTCACGTGCGCTATGGAACATTCGGAAAAAATAGCATTGAGAGTGTTCATCCTTTTTTGCGTCAAAACAACTGGATGCACCGCAATCTAATTGTTGCTGGAAACTTCAACCTAACGAACGTTAGAGAGTTGTTTGACGATTTAGTGCGCCTAGGACAACATCCAAAAGAAATGTCAGATACCATTACCGTAATGGAGAAAATCGGTCATTTCTTAGATGATGAAATCGATGATTTATACTACCAAATCAAACAAGAAGGTTTTTCTAAAAAAACGGCTTCCCCAATTATTGGAGAGCGCTTAGATATTGCTCGTATCTTAAGAAGAGCGTCAAAAAACTGGGATGGTGGATTTACTATGGCTGGAATGTTAGGGCATGGAGATGCTTTCGTATTTAGAGATCCAGCGGGAATTCGCCCAGCTTTCTATTATGAAAACGATGAAATCGTAGTAGTAGCAAGTGAACGTCCAGTGATTCAAACGGCGTTGAATGTGCCATTTGAAGATATTAAAGAACTAACACCAGGTCAGGCAATCATTGTAAAGAAAGATGCAAGTGTACACTTTGAGCAAATCTTAGAACCACTTCCATTGAAAGCGTGTTCTTTCGAACGCGTGTATTTCTCAAGAGGAAATGACGCCGATATTTATCAAGAACGCAAAGACTTAGGGAAATTGATTTTTCCACAAGTTTTAGATGTAATCAACAACGATACGGATAATTCCGTATTCTCTTATATTCCGAATACGTCAGAGACGTCTTTCTTCGGTATGATTGAAGGGGCACAAGACTTCTTGAATCAACGTAAAATTTCGGATATCTTAAAGAATAAAGAATCGCTTTCTGAAGCAAAACTACAAGAGATTTTATCAGTGAAATTGCGCACGGAGAAAATCGCAATTAAAGATGCGAAATTGCGTACGTTTATCACAGATGACAGTAGTCGCGATGATTTAGTTGCTCACGTATACGACGTAACCTATGGGGTGATTAAACCAACAGATAACTTGGTGATTATCGACGATAGTATTGTTCGCGGAACGACGTTGAAGAAAAGTATCATCCGCATGTTGGATCGCTTGAATCCGAAAAAGATAGTGGTTGTTTCCGCAGCACCTCAAGTGCGTTACCCGGATTGCTACGGAATTGACATGGCGAAATTAGAAGGGTTAATCGCTTTCCAAGCGGTAATCGAGATGCTGAAAGAACGCAATATGTATCATATCGTAGAAGAGGTATACCAAAAATCAAAAGCGCAAGTGGGCTTAAAAGATGAAGAGGTAATCAACCACGTAAAAGAGATTTATGCTCCTTTTACAGCGGAGGAAATTTCGACTAAAATCGCTCAAATGGTAACAGAAGAGGGAATCAAATCGGAAATAAAAATCGTCTTCCAATCGATTGAGAACTTACATACCGCTTGTCCAAAGAACTTAGGAGATTGGTATTTTACGGGTGATTATCCTACAAAAGGAGGAAATCGAGTAGTAAACCGCGCATTCATCAACTACTACGAAGGTAGAGATGAAAAACCGTATTAATAGCAATTAAAAATTATATAGAAGCACCGAGAGATTGGTGCTTTTTTGTTTTGAGACTTTTGGTATTCCCTCAGAAAAGAAAGGGGTTGGCTTTTTTTATGCATAGGTATTTGTAAGATACGGTATATTTGAAATTTCTAAAGTTATCAAAAGTATCTGTTTCAATCCATCAACCCTAAAAACAAACCTCTCCAAAAGGCACAATTGTTGATGTGATTTAGTTATCTTTAATAATCCAGAATAAATTGTAGTTTTGCATCATGGCAACAGCAGAGCAAATAAAGTCTTTATTAGAATCGCATTACAAAAATGATAATGAGCGGTTTACTTCCATTGCACTTCAAGTAGCAGCACATGAAGCGCGCAAGGGCAGTATGACCGTAGCCAACGAGATTAAAGCGCTGGTTGATCGTTCTCAAAAGGATAATTTTCATGTCATTAAATTAGAACCCAATCTCAGTGATTTGGTACTCGTTTATTATCCAGAGATACAGTTAAACGATTTAGTTTTATCAGACGAAGTTGTAACGAAGCTAGATCGCATTGTACGTGAATATAAAGAACGCGATAAACTAAGAAAACATGGATTGAGCAATAGAAGTAAGCTGTTGTTGTCTGGTTTACCCGGAACAGGAAAGACAGCTACGGCTTCTGTTATAGCGGGAGAACTTAAATTACCATTGTATGTGGTGATGATGGATAAACTCATGACCAAGTATATGGGAGAAACGGCATCTAAATTACGCCTGATCTTCGATATGATGGTGTCTAAGCGAGGCGTTTATCTCTTTGATGAATTTGATGCCCTTGGTGCAGAAAGAGGAAGAGACAATGAAGTAGGAGAAATGAGACGCGTGCTCAATGCCTTCTTGCAGTTCTTAGAGCAAGACCAATCCGAAAGTATCATCTTTGGCGCAACAAATAATTTAAAAATATTAGATTCAGCCCTCTTTAGACGCTTTGATGATATTATTCATTACGATATTCCTGGAGCGAAAGAAATTGAAGCTTTACTTCAGTTGAAATTACGTGGTTTTTTAGGTGATTACAGTTTGAAACCCCTTGTTGAAGAGGCCAAAGGACTTAGTCATGCGGAAATAACCAATGCTTGTAATGATGCTGTGAAGGAGATTATCTTGGATAATAAAACAATCGTTTCTCAGAAACTACTATTGCAAATGATTAAAGATCGAAAGCAGACTTATCATCTACTCTAATGTAATTGCTTATGTCCGAAAGTTTCAAACCACATTTGTTTGTACAGCATGTTAAAGAACAGCAGGGCTATACAAGGCCAAAAACAAGTTTTGGTGGAATTCCACTTCCAGAAAGGAATAAAGAAGCACAAGGAAAACTTGTTTTAGATAGTCTGAATCAGCTATGGACGGGATTTGAGGCAGAAAATAAATATGCTATTCAGCACAATATCCCCATGCGAAAAGGGGAATATATTACCGTTAAAGGAGAACAAGGGCAAAGTTTAGAAGTAGATACATTAAATAGAAACGGAGGAACCTTTCTCAGTCTAAAAAGAGAAAATGAAGTAGAAGAAGCAATCATCTATATCCCATTTGAAAAAAGAGAGGCCTTACTTAAAAAGGTCAGTCAATACTTAACTGAATTCACAGCTTCTCAAAAACCCAAACATCAAAAACTTATCGATAAAATAGCCTCCGTTCAACGTGCTTCTATAGAAGATCTTTGGACGGGAGATTCAGCGCTCCTACCTCAAGAAGAGGCACAATGGTGTGAGTTATGGTTAACGCTAAACGAGAGTACATGGACAGATGAAGTTCATCGAGAAATCATAGCGATTTTCGATCTATACGATATTGATTTTATAGAAGAAAGACAATTCTTTCCGGAACGTACCGTTGTTTCCATTAAGGCCAATCACGTACAATTAGATCATTTAATTAGTTCTTATAGTTATATAGCAGAAATAAGAAGATCAGAAGAATTGAATCGCTTTTGGACACGTAATCTTATGGGTGTAGAAAGAGAAGAGTGGTGCGATAATGTTCTGGAAAGAACAGATTATGAAGAATCTTCTTATGTTGTGACAATATTGGATTCTGGCGTGAATAACGATCACTTACTTATTCGTAATTATTTAAGCGATGAAGATAGACTGACTGTTGATGACAACTGGGGAATACGAGATGTAGGATATCAAGGACATGGGACGTCAATGGCAGGTTTGATCTTATATCCAAATTTGCGAACCATATTAGAATCAGCAGATCGATATACATTGAGGTATAAATTAGAATCGGTTAAGATATTACCTCCTAATGAGGATATAACGAAAAGAGCTTGGCATTTTGTTACGACTGATGCGGTGAGTCGAGCCATAATTAGTAATCCCAATCATCAACGAATCTATTGTATGGCGGTTACAGCCACTAATCAAAATGATTTTGGTAAACCCTCGACTTGGTCAGCAACTATCGATAGCATAACGAGTGGGGTTGAAGATGGAGAGTCAAAATTGTTTGTTATTAGTGCAGGAAATGTTAGACAGGAGGAGGATTGGAAGAATTATCCCGAAAGCAATTTGAATTTATCCGTTGAAAGTCCAGCGCAGGCATGGAATGCGATAACCGTTGGTGCATACACAACAAAAACGATTGAAGGAATAGATACAGTAGCTGGTGCATTTGAGTTATCTCCCTTTAGCACTACATCTGCAAGTTGGGAGTCTAAGTGGCCTGTAAAACCAGAGGTTGTATTCGAAGGAGGTAACGCCATTAGACGAGAGGATAGTGTTGATTGTGATGAAGAATTAGAATTGTTGACTACTTCTTTTATGGAAGGACAGAATCAGTTTAAAACATTTAGTGCAACAAGTGCAGCAACAGCTTTAGCATCAAATTTTTTAGCGCGATTGAGAGCACAATATCCTGACGCTTGGGTAGAAACGCTTAGAGGGTTATTAGTACATGCTGCAGATTGGACACCAGAAATGAAACAGCAGTTTAATACTGATCTTAGAGCTATTCGCAGTAAACAAGAGTTACTGAAGATTTTTGGATATGGCACACCCGATTTTAAAAAGGCAGTACAATGCAAATCGAGCTATCTGACTTTAATTTCTGAAGAAAGAATACAACCCTATAAATTAGAGGATAGACGAGTTAAGACAAATGAAATTCACTACTATGAATTACCGTGGCCAGCAGCTATTTTAGCCGAATTAGGAGATACAATTGTAAAAGTGAAGGTCACCTTGTCTTATTTTATAGAACCCAATCCAGGGGAAAAAGGATATTCTACCTCTTACGCCTATCAATCTAGTGCGTTGGAATTTAAGCTAATTCACCCGACAGAAAGCTTTGAAAATTTTAAGGCAAGAATTAATGAGCAATATGAAAACCCAGAAGGAGAAACGAGTAAGATTACTGATTTGAGATGGTTTTATGGATCATTGTTTAAAGGTTCTATCCACAGTAATTACATTGAAGGTGCCGCTGTTGAAATTGCTCAGTGCAATAAATTAGCTGTATTTCCCAAGGCTTCGGGTTGGTGGAAAAATTTGAAAGGGAAAAATAAGTATAATCAAACGATGCGCTATTCGTTGATCATTTCTATTGAAACTCCTGAATTAGAGACGGATATTTATACCCCTGTTCAGCTACAGATAGAAAATATGAATCGTATTCAACAAGACGTAGTTATATAAAGGTTCTTAAGTGAATAACTCTTACCCCAACCAAAAAAAGTAAGCCACTGTACCAATAATCACGGCACAGAAAACATTCAAGATAAACCCCGCTTTCATCATGTCTTTTTGTTGAATATCTCCCGTACCGAATACAATCGCATTTGGAGGTGTAGCTACAGGAAGCATGAATGCACAAGAAGCACCGAGTCCGATAATCATGGAAAGTCCCAGGGGATGCATGCCCAATTCTTGAGAAATCGAGAAGAAGATGGGAACTAAAAGTGCTGCACTCGCGGTATTCGAGGTAAATTCCGTCAAGAAGACAATAAAGAAAGCCACAACTAGGCTGATGATGAAGAACGAACTACCTTGAATAATGGACACGAGTAAATCGGCCATGACCTTACTTGCGCCCGAATCTTTTAGTACCATACTCAACGTCAATCCCCCGCCAAATAAAAGTAAAACACCCCAATCGACATTGTGTTGCAGTTCTTTCCATCGAGAGACTTGACTGACGCAAATAAGAATAAATGCCCCAAGTGCAATGAAAGTATCAAAGTTCTTGAACGTACCTTCAAATCCAACCAAAGCTGCAAATAATGGATTGATTTGATTGCTCAAAATCCAACAAATCGCCGTTAACAAGAAAATACCCAAGGTAATCCAGCGATCCGTGTTCATGGGAATAGATTCCATTTGATGTTCAAATTTCTGGTTGAGTTTGGGTTTAAAGACAAAATAAATCACAGCAATCATCAAAGGCAAGAGGATTATCACCATGGGAAAACCCATTTTGAGCCATTCTGCGAAGGAGATATTCAATTGAGAAGCAACGATGGCATTGGGAGGGCTTCCGACAATCGTTCCCATTCCACCAATACTTGCACTATAAGCAATACCCAACAAAACAAATACGTAGGTATTGCGGTGTTGTGCTTTGTCCATTTGACTTAATATTCCCGTTACGAGCGGGAGCATCATAGCGACCGTAGCTGTATTGCTGATCCACATAGAGAGCACAGCCGTAGCGAGAAATAAATAAAAAATAGCATGAGCTAATCGACCTTTGGCTAAGTACATAATCTTACTGGCGATAATTAAATCTAACTTTTGTACGTGTAGAGCCCCAGCAAGTACAAAACCCCCTAGAAATAGAAAGATATTCGGATCGGCAAAGGAAACGAGTGCGGGTTGAACATCTGTTAGTCCTAATCCAATGGCGAGCACGGGAACAAAGACAGCGGTTGTTGTGACGTGTAGTGCCTCTGTCAGCCATAAAACGGCCACAAAAGCCAACAGAGCAAGGCCTTTATTTACTTGAGGTTCATAGGGTAGAAAGCGAATTAAAGCAAAGAGCATCAATACGTTTAAGCCAATGATAATATAGTTTCGTTTGGATTTATGTCTAAGACTTTCTGGTTCGTAATCGAGTCGCATGTGAGTAGGATTTAGGGTAATAGCAAGGTAAATTACAAAATAAATACTAAGGATAAGCCAGAAAAAAAGATGAAATTTAGTAGAAAAGCTTTTAATTTAGATAGTAATCAAACAAAAAAAGGGAAGCATCATCGATACTTCCCTTTTGATATATAAAGAGCGAACTCTTTCTGTCTTATTTTGCTGCTGCATATCTCTTAGCAACTTCAGCCCAGTTGATTACGCTGAAGAAAGCAGAAATATAGTCAGGGCGTCTGTTTTGGTAGTTTAAGTAGTACGCATGTTCCCAAACATCCATTCCTAAGATTGGAAAACCACCACAAGCAACACCTGGCATAAGCGGGTTGTCTTGGTTTGGCGTACCACATACTTCTAATTTACCATTTTTAACGCATAACCATGCCCAACCTGAACCGAATTGCGTAGCACCTGCTTTTGCGAAAGCTTCTTTGAAGTTTGCAAATGAACCAAAATCTTTAGCAATAGCATCTGCTAATTCTCCTGTTGGTTCTCCACCACCATTCGGGCTCATTAGGGTCCAGAATAAGTTGTGGTTGTAGAAACCTCCACCGTTGTTGCGAACTGCACCATTAGCCATATCAAGGTTTGCTAAAATCTCCTCGATTGTTTTTCCTTCCAATTCTGTACCAGCGATAGCTGCATTTAAATTAGTCGTATAAGCATTGTGGTGTTTCGTATGGTGTATTTCCATTGTACGAGCGTCAATATGTGGTTCTAATGCGTCATACGCATAAGGTAATTGTGGTAATTCGAAAGCCATAATTCGTATTATTTAAAGATTAGTGTTATTTTTATTCAAATTTAGGGATTTTCTATGAAATATAAAAAATCTTAAGGGTTAATAAAAGTTAAGGGATAATTCGATGATTAAAGCGGAAACAGCTTCATTTTCAGTATATAACGCCTCTGCGGGTTCGGGAAAAACACATACATTAGTAAAAGAATATTTAAAAATTGTCTTAGTGGATCGATCGGATGATGCCTATCGAAAAATTCTGGCGATCACCTTTACCAATAAAGCGGTGGCAGAAATGAAAAATCGAATTCTTTCTTGCCTTTATGCCTTCTCTCAAAAAGAAACAGGAAGTAAGTTTCAATCCATGCTGGATCAGCTTGTGGAAGAAACGGGATTGAAAGAAGAGGAAATCAAAAAGAAATCCGAGCGTATCATGAAGCATATTATCCACAATTACGCTTCTTTTGATATCTCTACCATTGATAAATTCACGCATAAGGTGATTCGCTCTTTTGCCTTTGACCTAAATTTACCCATGAGCTTTGAAGTGTCGCTTGACTCGGATGAACTGCTACAAGAGGCCGTGGATTCTGTAATTGCCAAAGCGGGAACAGATGAAGAGCTAACCAAAGTGTTAATCGACTTCTCTATTGACAAAGCCGATAATGACAAGAGTTGGGATATTACCCGTGAGTTAAAGGAAATGGGTGCGTTGTTATTGAA contains the following coding sequences:
- the rnc gene encoding ribonuclease III, which translates into the protein MLSNVLNKIFKNSRSNQKDGNFCRKISQITATKPLDITYYKLAFTHRSMNILDTQGNPINYERLEFLGDAMLNAIIASHLYLEVPRGDEGYLTKMRSKIVSRENLNAIGKSLDLIDIVESKMGNQQFGENIHGNILEALIGAIYLDQGYPACEKFIHQRLISTISDIHVLETKITSYKSLLIEWCQKTKHTFKFDAYEESSNEDVKYFGVKLFIDNKLISKGRATSKKKAEEKASQRAYFALQEKINH
- the fabF gene encoding beta-ketoacyl-ACP synthase II translates to MKLRRVVVTGLGALTPIGNNIQEYWNNLINGVSGAAPITHFDATNFKTQFACEVKNFNVEDFIDRKEARKMDRYAQLAMVSADEAVVDSKLDLEKIDKDRAGVIWGSGIGGLETFQNEVTDFVNGNGTPRFNPFFIPKMIADIAGGHISIKYGLRGPNFTTVSACASSTNAIIDAFNYIRLGMADIMVTGGSEAAVTIAGVGGFNAMHALSTRNDSPETASRPMDKDRDGFVLGEGAGALVLEEYEHAIARGAKIYCEVGGGGMSADAHHLTAPHPEGLGATNVMKNCLRDAGLEPKDVDVVNLHGTSTPLGDIAESKAILNVFGDHAYSMNLNSTKSMTGHLLGAAGVIEAISVILSIEHGIVPPTINHFTDDDQIDAELNFTFNKAQKRDVKVGMSNTFGFGGHNACVLVKKLDI
- a CDS encoding acyl carrier protein, which translates into the protein MSDIASRVKAIIVDKLGVDENEVVAEASFTNDLGADSLDTVELIMEFEKEFDIQIPDDQAENIATVGQAISYIEEAKK
- the purN gene encoding phosphoribosylglycinamide formyltransferase, yielding MRKIALFASGSGTNVENIINYFENNSIVNQYLVLVNNPHAKVIEKAEKRKVPVYIFDKNRLNNGELAEKLIAFQPDLIVLAGFLWKFPEDLVKRYHNQVINIHPALLPKYGGKGMYGHFVHEAVLANKEAETGITIHFVNENYDEGAIILQAKTPVEEHYTAEDIAKAVQALEYKHFPIVIEQLLANK
- the rnhA gene encoding ribonuclease HI; translated protein: MSQAFQVILYTDGSAQGNPGPGGYGLVLEWAGHQVFKEFAQGYRLTTNNRMELLAVIVGLEKLKNPQTRVLVVSDSKYVVDAVAKGWLFGWEKKNFKDKKNPDLWMRFLRIYRRHQVSFQWVKGHNNHPMNERCDFLAVQAGKQKDLLVDEYYEQNRE
- a CDS encoding PfkB family carbohydrate kinase gives rise to the protein MNKLLIVGTMAFDTIETPFGKTDNVLGGAATYIGLSASHFEVESAIVSVVGDDFPKEYLALLESKNIDTTGVEVIEGGKTFFWSGRYHNDLNARDTLETQLNVLADFKPVVPERFKQADVVMLGNLHPAIQQSVLDQLEKKPKLVVLDTMNFWMNCALDELKSVLKQVDVITINDEEARQLSGEYSLVKAAEVIHEMGPEYVVIKKGEHGALLFSGKDVFFAPALPLKEVFDPTGAGDTFAGGFAGYLTERGSISFQCMKNAIIFGSNLASFCVEEFGTQRMEQLEEAEMKKRLMQFKMLTQFDIELK
- a CDS encoding amidophosphoribosyltransferase; this translates as MSDALQHECGIAFLRLKKPLSYYKEKYGSAFYPIQKMYLLLEKQHNRGQDGAGLASIKLDMEPGERYISRVRSNKAQPIQDIFAQINGRINAEMEEHPEYADSADLQKKHVPYLGEVFLGHVRYGTFGKNSIESVHPFLRQNNWMHRNLIVAGNFNLTNVRELFDDLVRLGQHPKEMSDTITVMEKIGHFLDDEIDDLYYQIKQEGFSKKTASPIIGERLDIARILRRASKNWDGGFTMAGMLGHGDAFVFRDPAGIRPAFYYENDEIVVVASERPVIQTALNVPFEDIKELTPGQAIIVKKDASVHFEQILEPLPLKACSFERVYFSRGNDADIYQERKDLGKLIFPQVLDVINNDTDNSVFSYIPNTSETSFFGMIEGAQDFLNQRKISDILKNKESLSEAKLQEILSVKLRTEKIAIKDAKLRTFITDDSSRDDLVAHVYDVTYGVIKPTDNLVIIDDSIVRGTTLKKSIIRMLDRLNPKKIVVVSAAPQVRYPDCYGIDMAKLEGLIAFQAVIEMLKERNMYHIVEEVYQKSKAQVGLKDEEVINHVKEIYAPFTAEEISTKIAQMVTEEGIKSEIKIVFQSIENLHTACPKNLGDWYFTGDYPTKGGNRVVNRAFINYYEGRDEKPY